Proteins from a single region of Pseudopedobacter saltans DSM 12145:
- a CDS encoding lipopolysaccharide biosynthesis protein gives MADKAFYKGTIWSILDNFIKQAFTFLIFIVLARLLAPEVIGLLTFAMLFVQVVRNVVFDSIATAIVRKSSPSDYDYNTGFVLCILVSIPAFLILFFSSNLIEFLTKNNGLAAVIKATSFIILTTGLGRMHEAWLQHHMKFQSLAIRSSISTFFGGIVGIILAYYGFGIYSLVAQQVGTALLELFLIWIVTPWKPKFKFRKKAFIEIRDYGKHVALTGLTNFANQNSDSFFVTYYLGAAANGIYSTGKRVINTLNTVISSSLLRVSLPAFAKIKHDKEQLKETFLNTSAVTAFITAPLFGGLSILSRDITLLLLGEKWLNSAPVMQIVTLTGFLFSIGYYNQSIMLVRNKPDWQTKLTILYAITNVIAFVLFARYGVVQTALAFALRALFLYPISVWCALTLINCSWKLYIKKLYPPILSTILMMISVYLISEWILDWSIVKRFAIQITIGFTSYVTFIYILIPKSLSSSILLNLKSRMSKM, from the coding sequence ATGGCAGATAAAGCATTTTATAAAGGAACGATATGGTCTATATTGGATAACTTTATCAAACAAGCTTTTACATTCCTGATTTTTATTGTATTAGCCAGACTTTTAGCACCCGAAGTTATAGGCTTGCTTACATTTGCCATGTTATTTGTACAGGTTGTACGAAATGTTGTTTTCGATAGCATTGCAACAGCAATAGTTAGAAAGTCCTCCCCCTCCGATTATGATTACAATACAGGTTTTGTTTTGTGCATACTTGTTTCAATTCCTGCATTTTTAATATTATTCTTTTCGTCAAATCTTATTGAATTTCTTACGAAAAATAATGGTCTGGCTGCCGTTATAAAAGCTACCAGTTTTATCATTCTGACTACAGGTTTGGGAAGAATGCATGAAGCCTGGTTACAGCACCATATGAAATTTCAATCCCTGGCTATACGATCTTCTATTTCTACATTTTTTGGAGGCATTGTTGGTATTATTTTAGCCTATTACGGATTTGGAATATACAGTCTTGTTGCCCAACAGGTTGGCACTGCATTATTAGAACTTTTTTTAATATGGATTGTCACTCCTTGGAAACCCAAATTCAAATTCAGAAAGAAAGCTTTTATCGAAATCAGGGATTACGGTAAACATGTTGCTTTAACCGGATTGACCAATTTTGCTAATCAGAATAGCGATTCTTTTTTTGTCACTTACTATTTGGGTGCTGCAGCAAATGGAATTTACTCTACTGGAAAACGTGTTATTAATACATTAAATACCGTTATTTCTTCATCATTGTTACGGGTTTCATTACCTGCTTTTGCTAAAATTAAACATGATAAAGAGCAACTTAAGGAAACCTTTTTAAACACTTCTGCAGTTACAGCATTTATAACTGCTCCTTTATTCGGAGGTTTAAGCATCTTGTCCAGAGATATTACATTATTGCTTTTGGGTGAAAAATGGCTAAACTCTGCTCCTGTTATGCAGATTGTTACACTTACAGGCTTTCTCTTCTCTATCGGATATTATAATCAAAGTATTATGCTTGTCAGAAATAAGCCCGATTGGCAAACAAAACTGACGATTTTATACGCAATAACTAATGTGATCGCATTCGTCTTATTTGCAAGATATGGTGTAGTTCAAACTGCACTGGCTTTTGCACTGCGAGCCTTATTTTTATATCCAATATCGGTATGGTGTGCTTTAACATTGATAAATTGCTCATGGAAGTTATACATTAAAAAACTCTATCCTCCCATTTTGTCGACGATATTGATGATGATTAGCGTTTATTTAATTAGTGAATGGATATTGGATTGGTCTATAGTAAAAAGATTTGCAATACAAATCACGATCGGGTTTACCTCTTACGTGACCTTTATCTATATATTAATTCCCAAAAGTCTAAGCAGTAGTATTTTGTTAAATCTAAAAAGTAGGATGAGCAAAATGTAA
- a CDS encoding polysaccharide pyruvyl transferase family protein, whose amino-acid sequence MSIKERILKKLNIQQPVKEFRLPFNHVDFFYWKPRDGSLNFGDHLSYVIVSKILADNNLLLEEETTNNSRLIALGSVLHFANEADTIWGTGFNGKISLDEHTYQNLDVRAVRGPLTRDFLLRRNISVPEVYGDPALLIPHIFTGKFQKSTKRKYSIVPNLHDLSIARTRNWENIISPLNSWNKCITEILEAEFIIASSLHGLILAEAFGIPARYIRLSEEENMFKYNDYYQGSGRSGEMEYARSIEEALEMGGMQPINFDHKKLLEAFPLDLWK is encoded by the coding sequence ATGAGTATTAAGGAAAGAATTTTAAAGAAACTAAATATCCAGCAACCGGTAAAGGAATTTAGACTCCCCTTTAATCATGTAGATTTTTTTTATTGGAAACCCAGAGATGGTTCTTTAAATTTTGGCGATCATTTATCTTATGTAATCGTCTCTAAAATTCTTGCTGATAACAATTTGTTATTGGAAGAAGAGACAACAAATAATTCCAGACTTATTGCATTAGGCTCTGTTTTACATTTCGCGAACGAAGCAGATACAATTTGGGGTACTGGTTTTAACGGCAAGATTAGTCTGGACGAACATACCTATCAAAATTTGGATGTAAGGGCAGTAAGAGGGCCACTCACACGAGACTTTTTGCTAAGAAGAAATATATCTGTTCCGGAGGTTTATGGAGACCCAGCTTTATTAATACCCCATATTTTTACAGGTAAGTTTCAAAAATCAACAAAAAGGAAGTATTCCATCGTTCCAAATCTGCATGATTTGAGTATAGCAAGAACTCGAAATTGGGAAAATATCATTTCTCCTTTAAATAGTTGGAATAAATGTATTACAGAAATCCTCGAGGCTGAATTTATTATTGCCAGCTCCCTCCATGGATTAATTTTAGCGGAAGCTTTCGGTATTCCTGCTAGATATATTCGATTAAGTGAGGAGGAAAATATGTTTAAGTATAATGATTACTATCAGGGATCTGGCCGGAGCGGAGAAATGGAATATGCCCGATCTATTGAAGAAGCGCTGGAAATGGGCGGAATGCAGCCTATTAATTTTGATCACAAGAAATTATTAGAGGCTTTCCCTTTAGACTTATGGAAATAG
- a CDS encoding glycosyltransferase, with product MNFVFLSLQRINTDRESTSTGLAKELSNQQHKVLYVNPSINRKTWFANDNDKFITEHIQEIKDKKDSLKEISKNLYRLNTHCLLESINWIPSTLIFSILNKINNKRLAGEILRATEKLGMDNFILINDKDMFNSFYLKELLKPKAYIYLDRDKTVVMDYWKRHGTKLEPRLVRKSDAVICNSYDFEKYNKQFNRNSYYIGNGVDLELFDIENQYEIPNELKNISKPIIGYVGALLSLRLDVDLMIASAIDNPDRSYVFIGPEDDDFAKSKLHELENVYFLGKRHKNIVPAYINYFDVCINPQIVNEVTIGNFPLKIVEYLSLGKPVVAIETNTMNELFSDVTYIAKDQKEFDELIDRALAEDSAERKQERVNFTKQFSWNRVAHNVLNVIEKIGK from the coding sequence ATGAATTTTGTTTTTTTAAGCCTTCAAAGAATAAATACAGACCGGGAATCTACCTCAACTGGTTTGGCAAAGGAGCTTTCTAATCAGCAGCATAAGGTTTTATATGTCAACCCATCAATAAACAGAAAAACCTGGTTTGCAAATGATAATGATAAATTTATTACTGAGCATATTCAGGAGATTAAAGACAAAAAAGATAGTCTTAAAGAAATCTCGAAGAATTTATATCGTTTAAATACACATTGCCTACTTGAATCTATAAACTGGATACCAAGTACACTGATATTCTCTATCTTAAATAAAATCAACAATAAAAGATTAGCCGGCGAAATCTTAAGAGCTACGGAAAAACTTGGCATGGATAACTTCATTTTAATAAATGATAAAGACATGTTTAACAGTTTTTATTTGAAAGAGCTTTTAAAGCCTAAGGCATATATTTATTTGGACAGGGATAAAACAGTGGTAATGGATTATTGGAAAAGACACGGGACTAAATTGGAGCCCAGATTAGTGCGTAAATCCGACGCTGTTATTTGCAATTCTTATGATTTTGAGAAATATAATAAGCAATTTAATCGCAATAGCTATTATATAGGTAATGGAGTAGATTTAGAATTATTTGATATTGAAAATCAATATGAAATTCCCAACGAGCTTAAAAATATTTCCAAGCCTATAATAGGTTATGTTGGAGCTTTATTATCATTACGTTTGGATGTTGACTTAATGATTGCTTCTGCTATTGATAATCCCGATAGAAGCTATGTTTTTATTGGTCCCGAAGATGATGACTTTGCTAAAAGCAAATTACACGAACTGGAAAATGTATATTTTCTTGGGAAAAGACATAAAAATATTGTTCCCGCGTATATCAATTATTTTGATGTATGTATCAATCCCCAAATAGTAAATGAAGTTACAATCGGTAATTTTCCCTTAAAAATTGTTGAATATTTATCTTTGGGAAAACCGGTTGTTGCAATTGAAACAAATACTATGAACGAGCTTTTTTCTGATGTAACTTATATAGCCAAGGACCAGAAAGAGTTTGACGAACTTATTGATAGGGCGTTGGCGGAAGATAGTGCAGAGAGGAAACAAGAAAGGGTTAATTTTACAAAACAATTTAGTTGGAACAGGGTGGCTCACAATGTTCTGAATGTTATCGAAAAAATAGGAAAATAG
- a CDS encoding glycosyltransferase family 2 protein: MGLFKAPDWINDFTFDYEKAHDIPQNVFDEINAGLDKLQKNDPLVTVLISAWNEEVNILRCLASLSKQRTNIPMEIIVVNNNSQDNTQYTIDKFHVRSLFQGIQGCGPARQLGQENAKGKYILLADADCLYPDCWIEEMMKVLQQRGVSCVYGRYSFIPEKGFPRFQLFFFEKMKDVIAEFRHLRKPYLNCFGISMGFVKEYSLKVGFVMTKFWGDDGKMALGLMNYGKIKQVKINKARVWTGVRSLQRDGNFIEALMKRLKKEAKRFTGNFFGKLPES; the protein is encoded by the coding sequence ATGGGATTATTTAAGGCTCCTGACTGGATTAATGACTTTACTTTTGATTACGAGAAAGCTCATGATATTCCCCAGAACGTATTTGATGAAATTAATGCTGGTTTAGATAAGCTGCAAAAGAATGATCCCCTAGTTACTGTCCTTATTTCCGCATGGAATGAAGAAGTTAATATTTTAAGATGCCTTGCCAGTTTATCAAAACAGCGAACCAATATTCCTATGGAAATTATAGTTGTGAATAATAACTCACAAGATAATACACAATATACCATAGATAAATTTCATGTAAGATCTTTATTTCAGGGAATTCAGGGTTGTGGTCCCGCAAGACAACTGGGACAGGAAAATGCAAAAGGTAAATATATTTTATTAGCGGACGCAGACTGTCTTTATCCGGATTGCTGGATAGAAGAAATGATGAAGGTTTTGCAACAGAGAGGTGTATCATGCGTATATGGTAGATATTCATTTATACCTGAGAAGGGATTTCCAAGATTTCAGTTATTTTTCTTCGAGAAAATGAAAGATGTCATTGCTGAATTCAGGCATTTAAGAAAACCTTATTTAAACTGTTTCGGCATTAGTATGGGATTTGTTAAGGAATACAGTTTAAAGGTGGGATTTGTAATGACTAAATTTTGGGGTGATGACGGAAAAATGGCTTTGGGATTAATGAATTATGGAAAAATTAAACAAGTTAAGATTAACAAAGCCAGGGTTTGGACAGGAGTGAGGTCCCTGCAACGAGACGGAAATTTTATTGAAGCATTAATGAAAAGGTTAAAGAAAGAAGCTAAAAGGTTTACAGGCAATTTCTTTGGTAAACTTCCTGAGAGCTAA
- a CDS encoding glycosyltransferase family 8 protein encodes MAEENNITLVVACDNHYLIMLSALLKSIELNHTRPEHIDVWIIDDDVTKANKAKLEKSLAADFMTINWINGKSVIPQGMSLPLDKNTYPLNIFMRLFIPYFLPATVKKALYLDVDMLVLTDISELWNTDIGDNIAGAVTDSICKTVNVGIKNYKDLGLDGSENYFNSGLLLMDLEKWVKNNVSQKVITCVNENRDFATFSDQYGLNVVLHKQWAHIDPLWNYYSNGDYPKPHLIHFFHRKPFYSTYNYNKDYQKLFYEYLNQTEWKNAKPVNEFSRYLVKVGNILEKIPLLFRKQA; translated from the coding sequence ATGGCCGAAGAAAATAATATTACGCTTGTTGTCGCCTGTGATAATCATTATTTGATTATGCTTTCTGCATTGTTAAAATCAATAGAACTTAATCATACCCGTCCTGAACATATTGATGTATGGATCATTGACGACGACGTAACCAAAGCTAATAAAGCAAAGCTAGAAAAATCTCTAGCTGCCGATTTTATGACCATCAACTGGATAAACGGCAAAAGCGTTATTCCCCAAGGTATGAGCCTGCCTCTGGATAAAAACACATATCCGCTTAATATATTCATGAGGTTATTTATACCTTATTTTCTCCCTGCAACCGTGAAGAAAGCTTTATATCTTGATGTAGACATGTTGGTTTTAACTGATATATCCGAATTATGGAATACGGATATTGGCGATAATATTGCCGGAGCAGTTACAGATTCTATTTGCAAAACAGTAAATGTTGGTATAAAAAACTATAAAGACCTTGGCTTGGATGGTTCCGAAAACTATTTTAATTCGGGTTTACTATTAATGGATTTGGAAAAATGGGTTAAGAATAATGTAAGCCAAAAAGTTATTACATGCGTTAACGAAAATAGAGACTTTGCAACATTTAGCGATCAATATGGCTTAAATGTAGTATTGCATAAGCAATGGGCACATATAGATCCGCTTTGGAACTATTATTCGAACGGAGATTATCCCAAGCCTCATCTCATACATTTCTTCCATAGAAAGCCATTCTATTCGACCTATAATTATAATAAAGATTATCAGAAACTATTTTATGAATACCTTAATCAGACGGAATGGAAGAATGCTAAACCCGTGAATGAATTCAGCAGATATTTAGTAAAAGTTGGAAATATATTAGAAAAGATTCCCCTGCTGTTCAGAAAACAAGCTTAG
- a CDS encoding O-antigen ligase family protein, translating into MDELRIKVGKDIGSENLSFSSTLRENIFVKKMNNPLGYLLLAVLCISLGILIVYQGLPAVIIILLALVGLPIAYGIVFFPKFGIITLLVSAYFIMWFTHMGFDYPFGTVIDVIELLLILGFFIKQKKHPNWGIFKSSISVFILIWVLYNILQVANPIIESRLAWLYTIRSVAAVMIMYFVFVYHIRSPEFIKLIIKIWIGLTCVGAAYAFWQEFVGFLPFEEGFLNSDPKYRNLLFIAGRWRKFSIYSDPVAFSYNMVISSVLCIVMMLNQMKLWKRVVLGLLAFFFIWAMIFSGTRGAYVLIPAALGLLVILKLNRTILIFASAGFLILAFFVYVPTSNYNIRRFQSAFRPSEDASFNVRAINQKRIQPYIQEHPFGAGLGAVSLTGKQMVRHSVLTGFAPDSGYVRVAVELGWVGLLLFCTLLFGIVRSGINNYFKIRDPELQNYCLAMTLIAFVLAIGSYPQEAIVQFPTSIYFYLVVAIITITRQLDEKNYPKEKPPVKRLI; encoded by the coding sequence GTGGACGAACTGAGAATTAAAGTAGGTAAAGATATAGGCTCGGAGAATTTAAGTTTTTCCTCGACCTTAAGGGAAAACATTTTCGTTAAGAAAATGAATAACCCCCTGGGATATTTATTACTTGCTGTTTTATGTATCTCCTTAGGTATACTTATAGTATATCAGGGTTTACCAGCGGTGATTATTATTTTACTTGCTTTAGTTGGTTTACCAATTGCCTATGGAATAGTATTTTTTCCAAAGTTCGGAATCATCACCCTGCTCGTTTCGGCTTACTTTATTATGTGGTTTACCCATATGGGTTTCGATTATCCATTTGGTACGGTAATAGACGTTATAGAGCTTCTGTTAATTCTCGGTTTTTTCATTAAACAAAAGAAACACCCAAACTGGGGGATTTTTAAAAGTTCAATATCCGTATTTATATTGATATGGGTACTTTATAATATATTACAGGTAGCAAATCCTATTATAGAATCAAGATTGGCCTGGCTTTATACCATAAGGTCGGTTGCAGCCGTAATGATCATGTATTTTGTTTTCGTGTATCATATACGAAGTCCCGAATTCATTAAGCTTATTATTAAGATTTGGATAGGTTTAACATGCGTCGGTGCAGCTTATGCTTTCTGGCAGGAGTTTGTTGGCTTTCTTCCTTTTGAAGAGGGATTTCTTAACTCGGATCCAAAATATAGAAACTTATTATTTATTGCTGGCAGGTGGCGTAAATTCTCTATTTATTCTGATCCTGTAGCATTTTCCTACAATATGGTTATAAGTAGTGTTTTGTGTATCGTTATGATGTTGAATCAGATGAAATTATGGAAAAGAGTGGTATTAGGCTTACTTGCTTTCTTTTTTATATGGGCAATGATTTTTTCAGGTACACGTGGAGCTTATGTACTTATTCCGGCAGCGTTAGGATTACTGGTTATTTTAAAGCTTAACCGAACAATTTTGATATTTGCGTCTGCGGGCTTTTTAATACTTGCCTTTTTTGTTTATGTGCCAACATCAAACTATAATATAAGAAGGTTTCAGTCAGCGTTCAGACCTTCAGAAGATGCATCGTTTAATGTACGGGCAATTAATCAGAAAAGAATACAGCCGTATATACAGGAACATCCCTTTGGCGCCGGATTGGGAGCAGTAAGTTTAACAGGAAAGCAGATGGTACGCCATTCTGTACTCACAGGATTTGCTCCTGATAGTGGCTACGTACGCGTCGCAGTTGAATTGGGATGGGTTGGGCTTCTGTTATTTTGTACTTTACTGTTCGGGATTGTACGTAGTGGAATCAATAATTATTTTAAAATTCGCGATCCCGAGTTACAGAATTATTGTCTCGCGATGACATTAATTGCATTTGTACTGGCGATAGGAAGCTACCCTCAGGAAGCGATAGTCCAATTCCCGACAAGTATATACTTTTATCTGGTGGTTGCTATAATTACCATTACAAGGCAATTGGATGAAAAGAATTATCCAAAAGAAAAACCTCCTGTTAAACGTTTAATCTAA
- a CDS encoding glycosyltransferase, which translates to MPFLTTIWNIIQVLIGYNLILPILLFFMWLIFGKKRLPKITSPIETEPDYAIIVTAYQFTDNLEAVVKSIKKVNYSNYIIYIVADNCDISNLKFEDEKVVLLKPDSIIASNTGSHQYAIDHFIRNHQRLTIIDSDNLVHPEYFQELNKYFNKGYIAVQGIRSAKNLDTTYSRLDAARDIYYHFYDGKVLNQLGSSATLAGSGMAFNTDLYKDFLKQNQVKGAGFDKILQYFIIKQDLRIAFAENAVVFDEKTSQSHQLVKQRARWINTWLKYFKLGFTVLRKGIMNFSLNQTLFGVILLRPPLFIFLILSFICLFINIITGNYFNVTLWSSALIVFVIGFALALLFSETDKKIYSSLIGIPKFVFLQIISLIKSRNANKHSVATQHYHTKNLEEID; encoded by the coding sequence ATGCCTTTTTTGACAACTATATGGAATATTATACAGGTATTGATTGGCTACAATCTAATATTACCCATATTGTTGTTTTTTATGTGGTTGATATTTGGAAAAAAGAGACTGCCTAAAATCACATCACCTATTGAAACCGAGCCCGATTATGCGATCATCGTTACAGCCTATCAATTTACCGATAATTTAGAGGCTGTAGTTAAATCGATAAAAAAAGTAAATTACAGTAATTATATAATTTATATTGTAGCAGATAACTGTGATATTTCAAATCTGAAATTTGAAGATGAGAAAGTTGTTTTATTGAAGCCCGACAGTATTATTGCGAGTAATACAGGCTCTCATCAATATGCAATAGATCACTTTATCAGAAACCACCAGAGACTAACCATTATCGACAGCGATAACTTAGTACATCCCGAATATTTTCAGGAACTAAATAAATACTTTAATAAAGGATATATCGCGGTACAAGGAATACGTTCAGCTAAAAATTTGGACACTACCTATTCCCGCTTAGATGCAGCAAGGGATATCTATTACCATTTTTACGATGGAAAGGTATTAAATCAGTTAGGTTCTTCTGCTACTCTTGCAGGTTCCGGAATGGCATTTAATACCGATCTTTATAAAGACTTCTTGAAACAAAATCAGGTAAAAGGCGCTGGATTTGACAAAATATTACAATATTTTATAATTAAGCAGGATTTAAGAATCGCTTTCGCCGAAAATGCTGTTGTATTTGATGAGAAGACCTCACAATCTCACCAGTTAGTTAAGCAGCGAGCCCGGTGGATCAATACCTGGCTTAAATACTTCAAATTGGGCTTTACTGTGCTGAGGAAAGGAATTATGAATTTCAGCTTAAACCAAACACTTTTTGGAGTAATCTTATTGAGACCCCCTTTGTTTATTTTTCTGATTCTTTCTTTTATCTGCCTATTCATAAACATTATAACGGGAAATTATTTTAATGTAACGCTATGGAGTTCTGCATTAATAGTATTTGTAATAGGGTTTGCATTAGCTTTGCTTTTCTCGGAAACAGATAAGAAAATATATTCATCCCTTATAGGAATTCCAAAATTTGTGTTTTTGCAAATTATATCTCTTATAAAAAGCAGAAATGCAAATAAGCATTCGGTAGCAACGCAGCATTATCATACAAAGAACCTGGAAGAAATAGATTAA